Within the Miscanthus floridulus cultivar M001 chromosome 2, ASM1932011v1, whole genome shotgun sequence genome, the region CTAGCTAGTCCGGCAAATAATCCATGCTGACTGTCACTGTGAGACGGTTACACCTGACCCGATGGTCTCACAACACATTTCACCAGACTTGCCCACTCGAACAGGACTGCACATGCACGGAATGCACCGACCTCCACCAAACTTGCGGACGCCACTCATTCCAAGGTAGCAAACTACGGATCCATTGCTCGGTTGAAGAACAAATATATATGTTAATAATTGAAGAACAACGAGGTAAATGGAGCATGCACCGGATGGATGCAAGAGGGAGTGTGAAGTGATCGATATCCACTAGTGAATAGTAGGTATATATAGCACAGATGGAGGTGAAAGCGTCAAACATGCCGCTGTGCTTTTACGTTTATTTATTTTCTCGGATAATGTTGCCTTTGCAAATTTGTTTGTCTATTTATTTTGGTGACATAAGTTAAGCTCTCTGCTGACTCACTACGTAAGATatggtttgtaggggcggttgatgGGTATTTGAGCCGCCCTACCAAAAGGTGGCTATAAATCaccaatttataggggcggctgaatatTGAGTCGCCCCGACAAATCAATTTTCAGAAATCACGAAAGAATGggcaaaaaaatagcaatttttttaatcCTAAGAGGTCCCAACAAGCAGCCACACACACCCACTTTATCGTTGTAAtattttttcatgatttttgcacactttgcgtcggTCGGGATTCTCGCTCGTGCGtaaactcctctaccactgcacctcacgaTCACTTGTGTCTATAATCCATTTTGGTTCTCCACATATTATacaaactgagcataaattgattgtttgaggccctaaactaattcaaataaaaaagttgtcagctacaaagttttataacttctcgagatctacaacttttattttggtagtttctccatccgatgtcacttataaaatttgaatttcaaatttgagaaatccgaacgtagttttccatgacaagatgatttcaaatgagaaagttatcaactacaaagtttcataactttttaagatctacaacttttatttttactgtTTGCCCATcggaggtcgtttaaaaaattcaaatttcaattttcttacaaattcaaacgtagtttttcttgacaagataatttcaaatcaaaacgttgtcaactacaaagtttcataacttttcgagatctacaactttcattttggttgtttctccatccgagatcatttacaaaatttgaattttagtgcttaatttttaatactcggcgtCTATTTGGAGGGGCActtcaatattgagccgcccctacaaatcggatttaTATGGGCGGCtgaatatagagccgcccctacaaattggaccatttgtaggggcggctgataacaccggccgcccctacaaatccatttgtaagggcggctcatttggtaaccatttgtaggggcggctcaatatagagccacccctacaaagaaAGGCAGGTGTTACCACGaatcgtttttgtagtagtgactaCTGCATGACTTCTTTTAGGTTTCATAGATGCAGTGCAGAAGATTGGACACATGATCCCGCGTTCCAAAGGGGGCCTGAAACTGGGTCATACGTATGAATACTACTAGGATATAAGATATAAGAGAAATTACTTGTAcatttgcaaaaagaaaaggCTTCATTGTATTAACGGTAGCTACTTTGTATCTGCTCGCTAATCACTTTCCCAACTTCAATGGACACGGAAAACTATCACAAATCACCGTCTTCCCCTTTGATCATTCAGGCATTGTGTCACCTCACCAACCAAACATTACTATAGATTTGACATATGCCTGGTCAGGCAATTTTGCAACCATGTACAGGCAGTTCTTGAGAGTTGAGACCAGGCAACTTGTCTAGGGCTTGAACGACCAATGCAAACAAGCCCTAAGTATATATGGTATACCTGGCCATCAAGTAACTCTACTAATTAAGACTATGGTGTTTCTTTATCTGCCTTCGGTGCTGCCATGTCTCATCGCCTCACCATTCCTCTCGTGTTTGTACGGAAATTCAAGCCTCAGGACAGCCGCCTCAAACAGATGGGGCACAGATCTTGGTGGCAAACTGTCGAAGCTTCACAGCCATGGTTTGCTGATGCCACTCAATCCCAACAAGCTAGCTAGTGACATGTTGAAGCAATGTGGTATTGACCTCTCCGCTCCTCCAATGAGCTAGTGTTAGTGGTGATATACATAATATAGACAAAGGAACTGTACGTGCAGGATAAAACGAGCATGCAGGCGCACTAGAGCAAAAGTGTATATAGGCCACTGTTCACCTAGGTTCATGTCGATAGTACTCATAGAACCCATGGTTTCAGTTTAATGATTAACTATTTTGAGATGAAAGCTTAGCACTACTATATTTACATTTGTCAGAGTCTTATTTGTGTTAAAAAAAGCCCGGTGGGTCATTATTGGACGTCTAACTAGttgatttgtttttttatatgCCATTATTTACATGTTTTTTTAGAATTTCACGGAGCACATGTGTCAAGTCAAGGATCATTATTGGACATCTAACTAGttgatttgtttttttatatgCCATTATTTAcatgttttttttagaattacacggaGCACATTTGCCAAGTCAAAGATCATTATTGGACATCTAACTAGTTGATTTGTTTTTTATATGTCATTATTTACatgtttttttagaattacatagAGCACATGTGCCTAGTCAAGGACTTAACGCGTCCTCCTGACTCAACCCAAGCGCCCCTAGGGTTCAGCAGTTGTCGTTGCTCCTTGCCCCTCTCCCCTATGTGCTATAAATAAACACTATCGACATGAGTGTTGCTGCTCGATCACATTCCGAACTTGCATGCGTACGTGCATGGTAATTTTATATCCTCCAACACTCGATGGAGAGAGGTCAATGCGACATGATATGCATCTATATGGGCATCATTGCCTTGGGATTGAGTGGCATCAGCAAAATTTGTGTCGGGTCAAAGCCAGTTCTACAGCTCTTTCCTGGTGCTAGCGTAGAGCCTGTGGCTGCTGGTGTCTCTGGCCAGCGGTGGACCGGTCACTGGCGATGGCTTCATGCGGTCGTACGTCTTGCTGCTTCCATGCCACTCCATAGCTAGGTTGCTTGTTACAGCTGTGGACGCCctctgagcttgtgttgttgcctCGTTGGTGCGCTGTTGTTGGACGTATTCCCTCTGTCTCATTAAAAATATCgtgttttttaatttttaaacTTTTTGTTTGACCGTTCATTCATtttaaatttttatataaataataaaataaataaattattattaaaatatttctaatgataaaataagttataataaaataaataatatttatataaaaattttgaTTAAGAGGAACGACCGAATAAGAAGTTTAAAAATAAAAAACGACACCTTCAAACGAAGAGAGTTTGATTTCCGCAGTGCATGTGGGAGCGTCAGATACTCAGACGTGGCCCCCGCTATATCGTACACGCATCGTGGAACCTCCAGGCACGCGTTCCCCAATCCCTTACCTTTCGGCGGAAGAGACTTCGACATGATGTGTGTCTGTCATGCATGCGCGTGGATGGGTGTTCTCTCTTTTGCCCTTGGCCCCGTTTAGTTGAGGCCAAAGTTGGCGGCGGCTGAAATGTGCAGgtactgtagcgcactgtagtatttcgtttgtatttggtaataattgtctaattattgactaattagactcaaaacgttcgtctcgcaaaatacaactaaactgtataattagtttttgatttcgtcaacatttagtactccatgcatgtaccgcaagtttgatgtgacggggaatcttctttttgcatagtgccaaagtttggattctggagtaactaaacaagggccttgtttagttcgcgaaatttggattttggctttactgtagcaccttcgtttttatttggtaaatagtgtccaaacattgactaattagacttaaaacgttcgtctcgcaatttctcaccaaactgtgcaattagtttttcttttcgtctacatttaatgctccatgcatgggccgcaaacattcgatgtgacaggtactgtagcaactttttggaaattgggtgtttggttccaggaactaatttttagtccctgtcacatcggatgtttggacactaatttggagtactaaatatattctaattacaaaactaattacacagatggagactaatttacgagacgaatctattaagcctaattaatccatcattagagtatatttactgtagcaccacattgtcaaatcatgcactaattaggcttaatagattcgtctcgcaaattagtctccatctatgtaattagttttgtaattaaaatatatttaatactccaaattagtgtccaaacatccgatgtgacaaggACTAAAAAATAGTCcctagaaccaaacaccccctaaacaaGGGCTTTGCGTGTCCATGCGCGCGTCAGTAAACGTCAGTAAAGGCTTCTAAGGCAGCGTTCGGCCGGTCAGAATCGGCTGGTCGGTTGGCTCCTGTTTCTAGCGCAGCGGTATTTTTTTATAATATTTTAAAATAAAcagtatttttaatataaacagtAAAATTTTAAGTCCAAACGAACACTGCCTTAAGTTACGAGAGGCCCAAGTACATGAATTGCCTTCGTTGCTCTTCTATGCCTTGTCGTCCGTGGTTAGGAAGAGTGCCTGTGTTTAACTATTATTAATGGAAACTTTAGGTTCTTATATCTCTGCAAAGATTATTATTTGGGTCTCATGAAACTTATAACGAACTTTCTACTCAACTTTCAACCTCCAGTGTCGCAGTGTACAAGGGAGGCCTTTCGCGGTCTTTGACCCTATTGCCCGACGATAGTGTGCGTCCCGTTTCCAATGGCGCATCTTAAAGATTTTTTGAGGTTTTTGTGGAATTTGATTTTATTTCGGAGATCTTTTCATATTAGTATACTCTACTCTCTGGATGCTTTTATGAGTAACAAAAGATTTTATGGCCAGCTGCAAGGTGGTCGTTTCCCCAATTTTTGTACCTTGTTTTAACGCTTTAAACACATGAGGGTTTTTTTAAATAAATAGTTGCACCCATTGTGTTGCTTGCTTCTTGAACCCATATGGGTATAATTGGTTGTTTGTATTAGCTTTAGCCTGCATTAGACCTTATGCATCACAATCTAAGCCAACGTAAACATAAGCAGTGTGTTGGTGTTTAGTAGTTATTCATAGGCAAAGCCGTACTTGATAAAGTTGTGTTTTGTTGTTTATATTTTATTGTTGTATTTATAGTCACCTCCATGTTCCAGTTAGGATCTTATGTTTCTAGTAGAGGTATGGGGGATGAAAATATTTTATTTTTCTGTACGCATCAACTTGTGTAAATATGCATTGTCTAATACGACCAAATTTAGTGTAGTAGCTAATGCAACATTAGACCTGCTTTGAGCACTGTGCAAGCTTGCATGGGAGCCTATGCAGGCAACCAAACATGAACAAACTACACTGCACAAGACTAGATGCAGACTAATACAAACAACCAATCAGATTTTACATGATTAAAGTGTGAAACATGTCGTTCTGCCCTTTTGCATTTGCCATTTATTTATTTGTTAGATGCTAATGTTTTGCAAAGTATATTCATTTTGTACTATTCATTCTGGTGACATAAGTCAAGCTCTGCAACTAGATACCAGTTGGAGCAAGGCTTCTCTTTTGTCAGACTGCAGAACAGGAAATGTTGCACACGACCAAGTAGTTGCATTGCATTATTGAGTGGCATGTTTTTGCAGAAAAATGTTTGAGTCGGAGAACTGCCGGTGGGCTAGTGGGCCGGTGCCTTGCCGGACTGACGCCAACTAATGGACCAAAACCTCTGTCCACAGTGGCCCATTCCCGGCCCCCGCGTGATTCGGCCTGAGGAGAAAATTCCGACCGTTGCGCCGCTCAGGTGCGCGAACCGGCTTTTGGCTTTTCCCCAACCTTTTTAAGCCCACGCGCCCTCCCCCGACAGTTGCACTTGCGCTTGCACCCACCCAAAGAAATTCCCTTCCAGATCCCCTTCCCAACAGGACGCGCACGAGAGACGAAACCGCCGCCACCGCGCCCATGGCCGACTCCGGCGCCCTCGTCGTCACGGAGGCGTGGCAGCAGCAGCCGCTGAGCCAGATCGCGGAGAGCGGGACGCACCGGCTGCTGCTCAAGCAGTGGGTCAAGGAGGAGGACCTGCTGGCGCGCCGCGTCGAGCTGCGGGAGGCCCGCCTCGACGGCGCCCGCAAGGAGATCGCCTTCCTCTACTGCGCCTTCTTCGCCTTCCACGCCGCCTCCgtcctgctcctcttcctctcctcatCCGCTTCCTCCGgctccgcctccgcctcgacgGCGGCTTGCAGGCGGTCCTGGATCCCATGCCTCGTCTCGTTGCTCTCCTCGCTCGCCATGCTCTGGGCGCTGCGGTACAAGTCCGACACGGAGGCCGTCCTGGAGCGCCTGCTCGCGCGGGAGCGCGAGGACGCGCTGCTCCTCGCCAGGTGCGTCTCCGAGCTCAAGCGCAAGGGCGTCCACTTCGACCTGCTCAAGGAGGTGGACGCGCTGCGCAGGGCCAAGAGCCTCCGCGTCGAGGCCAAGGGCGGCGCCGACAGGCCCAGGAGGTGGCAGGCCAGGGACCTCGCCGTCGTCGCGCTCTTCGCCGCCGCCTGCGGGGTGCTCGTGCTCACCAGGTTCCTGCTCTGCAATTAGCCAAGATTGCATTGCAGGTTGGGTGGGGAGGGATCGGATCATCGCGTGCTCATTTGCCTACTTGGCCTTGTTCTTGATAACCGACGTGACATTGCTGGATGAGGCGCACTGTTCCTTCTCGGCAGAACTGTTTGTTCTGCGAATTTTGGTGTTGGGTTTTGTCtgtttgtaataacaatgaaAGGATTTGATGTGTCAGGTTTAGTTTCTTTGCGTTTCTTCTGATTGTAACAGAGAGCAAATGCTCTCCGTATTATGAATTGATGATGATACGAATATGATGTTAATGCCTTTCTTGGTCTAAAACTTAGGATTTTGTTTACTGAGAAATTCGTACTTGTTTCTGCACACGATCCTTGAGAGTTTCCCAGTTTATTTTGCAGATGGAAGTGGTAATCTCGTTCTGAAAATAGGAAATGAACTTGTGATTAGAGAGTGCAGGGCATTTTGGTTTTCTCACTGTCTTGTGAACCATTATCCCGAATGCTGCCATCCGCCCAACTTCAGAGTTCAGACGGAAGTTAACAGCAATTAAGCAAGCTTTGCAGAAGGAAAGAATTTGATGTGTCACGTTTTATTTCTCTCTTTGCGTTTCCTCTGATTATAACAGTATTATGATGATACGAATATTTTTTTCGAACTAGGGATTCACCCCATTTCCATTGCATACGCCCGGAAATACAGCAGAGTTTTTAGGACAGTTTCAGAGTTCTAGACAGAAGAACAATGCAGAACAGGCTATAAAGTTTGAACTACACTGCCAGAAAAACAATCCAGCTAACGATAGCTATTGCTAACAAAAACATCTCAACAGAGTTGAGGCGGGCAGCTTCCCAAGTCTTGCCACCATCGCCATCTTGCAGCATGCTGGGCTGACCGACAGCTCGACGCTTCTTGGACAGCAGCTGCACCGCAATCTTGAACATAGTGTCCACGCCTTGGACCAGCGTTTCCTTGTCCATCTCTTTCTGAAGACCTGCCCAGAATGTCATGAGCGCACAGGCATGACAAACAATCTCTATAGGATTGTGGAATTTCTTATGATGATACGAATATGATGTTAATCTCTTTCTTGGTCTAAAACTTAGTAATTTGTTTACTGTGGAAGTCATAATTTGTGCTTCTGATGGAAACTGGAAATTTTTCGTGTTATTGTAGTGCACTATTTTGGTTTTCTTCTTATCTTGTGAACAAGGTTAGAAAACGTTTTCCATGGCTGCGCCTATTATGTTCCCAACATTTCAAGAGATAGAGGTGCTCCTATCTCATCTCCTACACCTATTACTTTTATAAAATCTCCTAAAAACAACCTCCTTTCTCATCATAAAACAACCCTCCTCCCCTATCCTGAAAGAAATCTAGGAAACAAGTCTTATATCCTAAATTGATTTTAAAGTACTCTCTAAAACAATTTATAGAAGATGTGATATAAGAGATCTGGTGGAGATGCTCAGCATTAGTTGATTGCAATCTTGAAACACACATACAGCCTGCAGGAGTCAGGACAGTTTGGAACACAAGACAATTCTACTGCATTGCATTTGGTCTTTGCTTGCTTACAGAGATATAAACTGTGATTGCAATCATATCACAACATCCACACACCAT harbors:
- the LOC136537924 gene encoding uncharacterized protein — translated: MADSGALVVTEAWQQQPLSQIAESGTHRLLLKQWVKEEDLLARRVELREARLDGARKEIAFLYCAFFAFHAASVLLLFLSSSASSGSASASTAACRRSWIPCLVSLLSSLAMLWALRYKSDTEAVLERLLAREREDALLLARCVSELKRKGVHFDLLKEVDALRRAKSLRVEAKGGADRPRRWQARDLAVVALFAAACGVLVLTRFLLCN